From the Pangasianodon hypophthalmus isolate fPanHyp1 chromosome 17, fPanHyp1.pri, whole genome shotgun sequence genome, one window contains:
- the LOC113544780 gene encoding myelin-associated neurite-outgrowth inhibitor — MASGHPIDSFAFMYRPESSQNSKSKVRPSSSMNPVYSPVQPGTAYGNPKTMTYPGYPAGYPTTAPAYTPNIYQTGTPGYPPGYTTGTPYKVPPAQTNGAPPPYSASPSPYSTAMFPIRSAYPQQNLYAQGAYYSQPVFAQPHVIHHTTVVQPNSLPSAIYPAPVPAARPNSVPVGMLSGSTMAMSAGPLLTTPQHTQHIGTHPVTVPTYRPQGYSYVPPHW; from the exons ATGGCAAGTGGGCATCCCATTGACTCATTTGCTTTCATGTACAGACCCGAAAGCTCTCAGAACTCAAAGAG TAAGGTTCGACCGTCTTCCAGCATGAATCCTGTTTATAGTCCAGTGCAGCCAGGCACGGCGTACGGAAACCCCAAGACCATGACGTACCCAG GCTATCCTGCAGGTTATCCCACCACAGCTCCAGCATACACACCTAATATCTACCAGACGGGCACTCCGGGATACCCTCCAG GATACACAACAGGAACTCCCTATAAGGTGCCCCCGGCACAGACGAACGGAGCCCCTCCACCGTACTCAGCGTCCCCGAGCCCCTACTCCACGGCCATGTTTCCCATCAGAAGTGCCTACCCTCAACAAAATCTCTACGCTCAG GGTGCGTATTATTCCCAGCCGGTGTTTGCGCAGCCGCATGTAATCCATCACACCACGGTGGTGCAGCCCAACAGCCTGCCGTCGGCCATCTACCCAGCGCCGGTGCCTGCCGCCCGGCCTAACAGTGTACCTGTGGGCATGCTGAGCGGCTCCACCATGGCCATGTCTGCAG GGCCTCTGCTCACCACACCACAGCACACGCAACACATCGGCACTCACCCGGTCACCGTGCCAACGTACAGGCCACAGGGGTACAGCTACGTACCTCCGCACTGGTAG
- the plekhb1 gene encoding pleckstrin homology domain-containing family B member 1 isoform X1, whose translation MHNLQYEDRELQMDPFSASILRRWKLNWCDLWIDGSLVFYMTDSRKDYETRVSLKSTCVNVKSGLECAGVSPPESHPRENLLVLYLKDGSTVFLCANSEDEALAWKLTIMEAKQSPFYIYDPYNDTYQSVPVNGHNAVYITPGSGSGGTHHVWVHKERCDNWIGEQIALGLLAGMAAGTVLRSFLWMPLWYC comes from the exons ATGCACAATTTGCAGTATGAGGACAGAGAGCTACAGATGGACCCCTTTAGTG CGTCAATCCTCAGGCGCTGGAAGCTGAACTGGTGTGACCTGTGGATAGACGGGAGTCTGGTGTTTTATATGACAGACTCAAGGAAGGACTATGAGACTAGAGTGAGTCTGAAGAGTacatgtgtgaatgtgaagtCTGGCCTGGAGTGTGCAG GCGTGTCTCCACCGGAGAGCCACCCGAGAGAGaatctgttggtgttgtacCTGAAGGACGGATCCACTGTGTTCCTGTGTGCTAACAGTGAGGATGAGGCTCT GGCTTGGAAGCTGACAATCATGGAAGCAAAGcaaagtcct TTCTATATTTATGATCCCTATAATGACACGTACCAGTCTGTTCCTGTTAATGGACACAATGCTGTGTACATCACGCCAGGCAGTGGCAGTGGAG GTACACACCATGTCTGGGTGCACAAGGAGCGCTGTGATAACTGGATTGGAGAGCAGATAGCACTGGGTTTGCTGGCTGGTATGGCAGCAGGCACTGTGCTACGCTCGTTCCTCTGGATGCCTCTGTGGTACTGCTGA
- the plekhb1 gene encoding pleckstrin homology domain-containing family B member 1 isoform X2 — protein MALLRSGWLWRQSSILRRWKLNWCDLWIDGSLVFYMTDSRKDYETRVSLKSTCVNVKSGLECAGVSPPESHPRENLLVLYLKDGSTVFLCANSEDEALAWKLTIMEAKQSPFYIYDPYNDTYQSVPVNGHNAVYITPGSGSGGTHHVWVHKERCDNWIGEQIALGLLAGMAAGTVLRSFLWMPLWYC, from the exons ATGGCTCTGCTGAGATCAGGCTGGCTCTGGCGGCAGT CGTCAATCCTCAGGCGCTGGAAGCTGAACTGGTGTGACCTGTGGATAGACGGGAGTCTGGTGTTTTATATGACAGACTCAAGGAAGGACTATGAGACTAGAGTGAGTCTGAAGAGTacatgtgtgaatgtgaagtCTGGCCTGGAGTGTGCAG GCGTGTCTCCACCGGAGAGCCACCCGAGAGAGaatctgttggtgttgtacCTGAAGGACGGATCCACTGTGTTCCTGTGTGCTAACAGTGAGGATGAGGCTCT GGCTTGGAAGCTGACAATCATGGAAGCAAAGcaaagtcct TTCTATATTTATGATCCCTATAATGACACGTACCAGTCTGTTCCTGTTAATGGACACAATGCTGTGTACATCACGCCAGGCAGTGGCAGTGGAG GTACACACCATGTCTGGGTGCACAAGGAGCGCTGTGATAACTGGATTGGAGAGCAGATAGCACTGGGTTTGCTGGCTGGTATGGCAGCAGGCACTGTGCTACGCTCGTTCCTCTGGATGCCTCTGTGGTACTGCTGA
- the plekhb1 gene encoding pleckstrin homology domain-containing family B member 1 isoform X3 — MTDSRKDYETRVSLKSTCVNVKSGLECAGVSPPESHPRENLLVLYLKDGSTVFLCANSEDEALAWKLTIMEAKQSPFYIYDPYNDTYQSVPVNGHNAVYITPGSGSGGTHHVWVHKERCDNWIGEQIALGLLAGMAAGTVLRSFLWMPLWYC, encoded by the exons ATGACAGACTCAAGGAAGGACTATGAGACTAGAGTGAGTCTGAAGAGTacatgtgtgaatgtgaagtCTGGCCTGGAGTGTGCAG GCGTGTCTCCACCGGAGAGCCACCCGAGAGAGaatctgttggtgttgtacCTGAAGGACGGATCCACTGTGTTCCTGTGTGCTAACAGTGAGGATGAGGCTCT GGCTTGGAAGCTGACAATCATGGAAGCAAAGcaaagtcct TTCTATATTTATGATCCCTATAATGACACGTACCAGTCTGTTCCTGTTAATGGACACAATGCTGTGTACATCACGCCAGGCAGTGGCAGTGGAG GTACACACCATGTCTGGGTGCACAAGGAGCGCTGTGATAACTGGATTGGAGAGCAGATAGCACTGGGTTTGCTGGCTGGTATGGCAGCAGGCACTGTGCTACGCTCGTTCCTCTGGATGCCTCTGTGGTACTGCTGA
- the rab6a gene encoding ras-related protein Rab-6A isoform X1, translating into MSAAGDFGNPLRKFKLVFLGEQSVGKTSLITRFMYDSFDNTYQATIGIDFLSKTMYLEDRTIRLQLWDTAGQERFRSLIPSYIRDSAAAVVVYDITNVNSFQQTTKWIDDVRTERGSDVIIMLVGNKTDLADKRQVSIEEGEKKAKELNVMFIETSAKAGYNVKQLFRRVAAALPGMESTQDKSREDMIDVTLQSPPEQPVSESGCSC; encoded by the exons ATGTCTGCTGCAGGAGACTTTGGGAACCCGCTAAGAAAATTCAAACTGGTGTTTCTTGGGGAGCAAAGTG TTGGAAAGACTTCGCTCATCACCAGATTCATGTATGACAGCTTTGATAATACTTACCAG GCCACAATAGGAATTGATTTCTTGTCAAAAACGATGTACCTCGAGGACAGAACA ATCAGGTTGCAGCTGTGGGACACAGCGGGTCAGGAGCGATTCCGTAGCCTCATTCCCAGCTACATCCGTGACTCGGCTGCCGCTGTCGTAGTGTATGACATCACAA ACGTCAACTCCTTTCAGCAGACCACCAAATGGATCGATGACGTCAGGACGGAGAGGGGAAGTGatgtcattatcatgctggTCGGGAACAAGACTGATCTTGCAGACAAAAG GCAAGTATCAATCGAAGAGGGCGAGAAGAAAGCCAAAGAGCTGAACGTAATGTTTATTGAGACGAGCGCTAAAGCCGGCTACAACGTGAAGCAG CTTTTCCGGCGTGTGGCTGCCGCCCTGCCTGGCATGGAGAGCACACAGGACAAGAGCAGAGAAGACA TGATCGATGTGACGCTGCAGAGCCCTCCAGAACAGCCTGTGAGCGAAAGCGGATGCTCCTGCTAA
- the rab6a gene encoding ras-related protein Rab-6A isoform X2 encodes MSAAGDFGNPLRKFKLVFLGEQSVGKTSLITRFMYDSFDNTYQATIGIDFLSKTMYLEDRTVRLQLWDTAGQERFRSLIPSYIRDSTVAVVVYDITNVNSFQQTTKWIDDVRTERGSDVIIMLVGNKTDLADKRQVSIEEGEKKAKELNVMFIETSAKAGYNVKQLFRRVAAALPGMESTQDKSREDMIDVTLQSPPEQPVSESGCSC; translated from the exons ATGTCTGCTGCAGGAGACTTTGGGAACCCGCTAAGAAAATTCAAACTGGTGTTTCTTGGGGAGCAAAGTG TTGGAAAGACTTCGCTCATCACCAGATTCATGTATGACAGCTTTGATAATACTTACCAG GCCACAATAGGAATTGATTTCTTGTCAAAAACGATGTACCTCGAGGACAGAACA GTGCGCCTGCAGCTTTGGGACACAGCCGGGCAGGAGCGTTTCCGGAGTCTCATCCCCAGCTACATCCGCGACTCCACTGTCGCCGTGGTAGTCTATGACATCACAA ACGTCAACTCCTTTCAGCAGACCACCAAATGGATCGATGACGTCAGGACGGAGAGGGGAAGTGatgtcattatcatgctggTCGGGAACAAGACTGATCTTGCAGACAAAAG GCAAGTATCAATCGAAGAGGGCGAGAAGAAAGCCAAAGAGCTGAACGTAATGTTTATTGAGACGAGCGCTAAAGCCGGCTACAACGTGAAGCAG CTTTTCCGGCGTGTGGCTGCCGCCCTGCCTGGCATGGAGAGCACACAGGACAAGAGCAGAGAAGACA TGATCGATGTGACGCTGCAGAGCCCTCCAGAACAGCCTGTGAGCGAAAGCGGATGCTCCTGCTAA